A single region of the Chrysoperla carnea chromosome 5, inChrCarn1.1, whole genome shotgun sequence genome encodes:
- the LOC123299685 gene encoding mast cell protease 1A-like, which translates to MARALKFILILAIIGVAFCAPTEDVTVTESAAAGTEHGAHAKGKSVSDWVKKPIKWSFDVAHKGVDMGMNITKKALDFSEDISEKAVEFGLKPLDWMGHKIAEKWQKVHLKGSPADVSKYPFVAFIVKGEKDTEALCGGTIVHQRFVLTAAHCLDNLKEDDKLYVSVGSDSVTGSNRQIVAVEEIINRPSYNPKKLTFDGAILKLAKDLKFSKEVSAITLPEKSDYDAEHINEGKAVALGTCEKTHKMIEKTVEILSLEECSKSFELYYNQLCVKNEQGSCNAQSGYPLTQKVDGKDILVGWASYTGEPCEASPAVYSRMSKWMTWVKKVIENDKTN; encoded by the exons ATGGCCCGGGCACTTAAATTCATATTAATTCTTGCAATTATTGGTGTTGcatttt gtgCACCAACTGAAGATGTAACAGTGACAGAGAGTGCAGCAGCAGGAACTGAACATGGTGCACATGCCAAAGGAAAGAGTGTGAGTGACTGGGTAAAAAAACCAATCAAGTGGTCATTCGATGTGGCACATAAGGGTGTCGATATGGGTATGAATATAACCAAAAAAGCACTAGATTTTAGTGAAGACATATCTGAAAAAGCAGTTGAATTTGGACTTAAGCCATTAGACTGGATGGGACACAAAATTGCTGAGAAATGGCAAAAAGTACATTTAAAAGGTTCACCAGCTGATGTATCCAAATATCCTTTTGTTGCTTTCATTGTTAAAGGAGAAAAAG atactGAAGCACTTTGCGGTGGTACTATTGTTCATCAGAGATTCGTATTGACGGCTGCTCACTGTTTAGATAATCTGAAAGAGGATGATAAACTTTATGTTTCTGTTGGAAGTGATTCAGTAACCGGTAGTAACAGACAAATTGTTGCCGTCGAAGAAATTATAAATCGTCCATCTTACAA tcctaaaaaattaacttttgatGGAGCTATCTTAAAATTGGCCAAagatcttaaattttcaaaagaagttTCAGCTATTACATTGCCAGAAAAGTCTGATTACGATGCAGAGCACATCAATGAAGGTAAAGCAGTCGCACTTGGTACTTGTGAAAAAACTCACAAAATGATTGAAAAGACTGTGGAAATACTGTCACTTGAAG aatgttcCAAATCTTTCGAACTTTATTATAATCAACTGTGTGTTAAAAACGAACAAGGATCATGTAACGCTCAATCTGGTTATCCATTAACTCAAAAAGTA GACGGAAAGGATATATTGGTAGGATGGGCTTCTTATACAGGTGAGCCTTGTGAAGCAAGTCCAGCTGTATACTCACGAATGAGCAAATGGATGACATGGGTAAAGAAAGTAATAGAAAACGATAAAACTAATTGA
- the LOC123299695 gene encoding uncharacterized protein LOC123299695 translates to MTHINLIVVFTIVIVGIVNCAPTENTTSEPVLNSTSSNGTYKGFFGDMVKAPFGAARDAVSLGKNISKAAIGVAQETAEKAVDVSLLPIKLIFGNWRHVHITGGSPAKQQDYPFVVSILEGNDVSKKLCGGVIVSLQHI, encoded by the exons atgacgcatataaacttaatagttgTTTTCACAATAGTAATTGTTGGCATTGTCAATT gcgCACCAACAGAAAATACAACCTCTGAACCAGTACTAAACTCTACCAGCTCGAATGGGACTTACAAAGGATTTTTTGGTGATATGGTAAAGGCACCATTTGGTGCTGCAAGAGACGCTGTATCGCTaggtaaaaatatatcaaaagcAGCTATTGGTGTTGCACAAGAAACCGCTGAGAAAGCAGTAGATGTTTCATTGTTACCCATTAAATTGATATTTGGAAATTGGCGACATGTTCATATCACTGGTGGATCCCCAGCGAAACAACAGGATTATCCTTTTGTAGTTTCTATACTTGAAGGAAACGATG taTCGAAAAAACTTTGTGGTGGAGTAATTGTGTCCCTTCAACATATTTGA
- the LOC123299694 gene encoding kallikrein-10-like, with protein sequence MFDDLALLELQSKFDNKTEIISLPESAQYNAEQVGKGKVLGSDTKSKSLVYLDVSVLTLAECSEYYTSIYSHQVCVINTKTNSCTAESGFPFIQIVDNKSILVGIASCSLEECAKAPSMYTRVDKYLSFINKSINGEKFVARC encoded by the exons ATGTTCGATGATTTGGCATTATTAGAATTACAAAGTAAGTTTGATAACAAAACCGAAATAATATCATTACCAGAAAGTGCTCAATACAATGCTGAACAAGTTGGTAAAGGAAAAGTTTTAGGATCTGATACTAAATCAAAGAGTTTAGTATACTTAGATGTATCTGTTCTGACACTCGCAG AATGTTCGGAGTATTACACCAGTATTTATTCTCATCAAGTTTGCGTTATAAATACAAAGACGAATTCTTGTACGGCTGAATCAGGTTTTCCCTTCATTCAAATTGtg gataACAAAAGTATTTTAGTTGGTATAGCTTCCTGCTCACTTGAGGAATGTGCAAAAGCTCCTAGCATGTACACACgtgttgataaatatttaagtttcataAATAAAAGCATCAATGGAGAGAAATTCGTTGCtagatgttaa